A section of the Bacillus pumilus genome encodes:
- a CDS encoding replication terminator protein, protein MSTNINLNSFAEGALKEQFNIELQRILENIADPNTDPKAKRKLTIQVALYGDESRDVVFTNVVAKSQLAPAREVEAKLFMDTDLQGNVSGAELKSGILGQTYIDDSGDIAEHDGHKIINYQQKKSN, encoded by the coding sequence ATGTCAACAAACATTAATCTAAATTCTTTTGCAGAAGGTGCATTGAAAGAACAATTCAACATTGAACTCCAACGTATTTTAGAAAACATTGCTGATCCAAATACAGATCCAAAAGCAAAAAGAAAACTAACTATCCAAGTAGCACTTTATGGAGATGAAAGCCGAGATGTTGTCTTTACAAACGTAGTAGCAAAATCTCAACTCGCTCCAGCAAGAGAAGTAGAAGCGAAATTATTTATGGACACCGACTTGCAGGGTAATGTATCGGGAGCTGAACTCAAATCTGGAATTTTAGGACAAACATACATTGATGATTCGGGTGATATAGCAGAACATGATGGCCATAAAATCATCAATTACCAACAAAAGAAATCAAATTAA
- a CDS encoding RusA family crossover junction endodeoxyribonuclease, with translation MKIAFTIYAEPVAQGRPRATTVNGMTRLYDPKKSRDFKSYVKLAASDHRPEQLLTGPLELRVKVYKSLLKSFSKKKAAEAERGELRPAKKPDVDNYIKGIKDGLNKVIWQDDSQIVDLHVSKFYSSTPRIEVEVSTLTPTHEEEKLCQQTLI, from the coding sequence ATGAAAATAGCATTCACCATTTACGCAGAGCCGGTTGCACAGGGAAGACCTCGGGCTACGACTGTAAATGGCATGACAAGGCTGTATGATCCGAAAAAATCAAGAGACTTTAAGTCTTATGTCAAGCTGGCTGCTAGTGATCATCGTCCCGAACAACTCCTTACAGGTCCTCTGGAATTGAGGGTTAAAGTCTATAAATCATTGTTGAAGAGCTTCAGCAAGAAAAAGGCCGCAGAAGCTGAAAGAGGCGAGTTGAGGCCAGCGAAGAAGCCCGATGTTGATAACTACATCAAAGGGATAAAAGATGGTCTGAATAAAGTCATTTGGCAGGATGATAGTCAAATTGTTGATCTGCATGTTAGCAAGTTTTACAGCAGCACACCAAGAATTGAAGTCGAAGTATCTACTCTTACACCAACCCACGAGGAGGAAAAGTTATGTCAACAAACATTAATCTAA
- the dnaB gene encoding replicative DNA helicase — protein MQNLRNVEAEQFLLGCIILEGDLIKETALESKHFAEKRHKQIFEAMREVDKLGKPVEMANIAASMGDTLNAVGGFEYLTNLASAVPSTHSFETYETLIYEAFRLRDVQSAALAFASSPTDEGITELYQKTIEAQEVGVKETRTKMDVLTEIFMSMEEDHGDLTGVNTGLADLNAMTGGWQKSDLIIVAARPSMGKTAFALNLGYNNAVNGGVTDVFSLEMSDTQLTHRMLSSIGSIEGTKWRNPKRYFSEDDYDSAHSAMGEYEKLDIYIHDQPTQTLADIRSRIRKTKKDHPDQDHLVIIDYLQLITPIGKAESKNHEVGEITRELKNMARSFNVPIILLSQLSRSVENRNDKRPMMSDLRDSGSIEQDADIVTFLYRDDYYNKQSEAKNIVEIIFAKQRNGSTGTINAAFVKEYGKFINLSRQMEAAM, from the coding sequence ATGCAAAATTTGCGAAACGTAGAGGCTGAACAGTTTTTGCTCGGCTGTATCATCCTTGAAGGCGATCTAATCAAGGAAACAGCCTTAGAGTCTAAGCATTTTGCTGAAAAGCGTCACAAGCAAATTTTTGAAGCGATGAGAGAAGTGGACAAGCTAGGTAAGCCTGTTGAAATGGCCAATATCGCTGCATCTATGGGGGACACGTTAAATGCAGTTGGTGGATTTGAATACTTAACTAACCTAGCAAGTGCTGTTCCATCTACTCATTCATTTGAAACCTATGAAACATTAATTTACGAGGCTTTTAGACTGAGAGATGTGCAAAGTGCAGCTTTAGCATTTGCCAGTTCTCCTACTGATGAGGGCATCACTGAGCTTTATCAAAAAACCATTGAAGCTCAAGAGGTTGGTGTAAAAGAGACTCGCACGAAAATGGATGTTCTAACAGAAATATTTATGAGCATGGAAGAAGATCATGGTGATCTGACGGGAGTCAACACGGGTCTTGCGGATCTTAATGCCATGACAGGCGGTTGGCAGAAGAGTGATTTGATTATTGTGGCTGCTCGTCCATCGATGGGTAAAACAGCGTTTGCTCTTAACCTTGGTTATAATAACGCGGTAAATGGCGGAGTAACGGACGTATTTTCGCTAGAAATGTCTGATACACAATTAACACACCGAATGTTAAGCAGCATAGGGAGTATTGAAGGCACGAAGTGGAGGAATCCAAAGAGATACTTCAGCGAGGATGATTATGATAGTGCCCATAGTGCGATGGGCGAATATGAAAAGTTAGATATTTATATTCATGATCAGCCTACCCAAACATTAGCTGACATCCGTTCCAGGATAAGAAAAACCAAGAAAGATCATCCTGATCAAGATCATTTAGTCATCATTGATTATCTTCAGCTTATCACGCCGATTGGTAAAGCTGAGAGCAAAAACCATGAGGTTGGTGAGATCACGAGAGAACTTAAAAATATGGCTAGAAGTTTCAACGTTCCGATCATCTTGTTATCACAGCTTTCACGTAGCGTAGAAAATCGAAATGATAAACGTCCAATGATGTCCGATCTACGTGATTCTGGAAGCATCGAGCAAGATGCTGATATTGTGACCTTTCTTTATCGGGATGATTACTACAACAAACAAAGCGAAGCTAAAAACATTGTTGAAATCATTTTTGCAAAACAACGGAATGGATCAACAGGAACCATAAACGCAGCATTCGTGAAAGAGTACGGGAAGTTTATAAATCTATCGCGGCAAATGGAAGCCGCAATGTGA
- a CDS encoding replicative helicase loader/inhibitor, giving the protein MTEEQAMAILTRIAAAYPRFELSTDAIGKERIRLWLEHLTALPYEPVLKKIDQHIAEKRFPPVIAEIQVHQQEKNEFLEKQKEWEKNAKFAKRRG; this is encoded by the coding sequence ATGACTGAAGAACAAGCGATGGCTATCTTAACAAGGATAGCTGCTGCCTACCCTAGATTTGAACTTTCTACAGATGCGATCGGAAAAGAAAGAATCAGGCTTTGGCTAGAGCATTTAACGGCACTGCCATATGAACCTGTTTTAAAAAAGATTGATCAGCATATTGCTGAAAAACGTTTCCCGCCTGTAATCGCAGAAATACAGGTACATCAACAAGAGAAAAACGAGTTTCTAGAGAAGCAGAAAGAGTGGGAAAAGAATGCAAAATTTGCGAAACGTAGAGGCTGA